One region of Daphnia pulicaria isolate SC F1-1A chromosome 7, SC_F0-13Bv2, whole genome shotgun sequence genomic DNA includes:
- the LOC124348430 gene encoding uncharacterized protein LOC124348430 has protein sequence MDARCSEFLRFVSNVPHTAHNGFLYSDRRAGGLGASQLAKDSDIWIIARAAQLLDSNDPVVRLTARSQLSQNISRGFNGKPPDPLPLSNYLSGSVEGGLHDTRFYKCGSNTWSRARKSARRLEVRIDVSGDESTKVIADDVSCLSLKAVRGLRSVIRKRWTISLTNALHQGRVARGLLLDPSNDVARLSSHRTCLSFNEWNLIHKSRLGLLPLLGNPGCSAPNTKCRRCKVDAETTSHVTSHCRSNLPAIGRRHDLVLAEIVKTITRAGHAASVNRVFPGSTLRPDIVISSTDPPTIIDLTITFDAPESLNAGHARKIEKYSCLGLTLPFVIGALGSWLPSNNAVAVALNIPPAPWRRLRRKCRLMAIQGSVSIIHRHIRGHGDDQEAFTPAP, from the coding sequence ATGGACGCTCGCTGCTCTGAATTTCTTAGATTTGTCTCCAACGTCCCCCACACTGCTCATAACGGCTTCCTCTATTCCGATCGCAGGGCTGGCGGCTTAGGTGCCTCTCAACTGGCAAAAGATTCGGACATCTGGATCATCGCTCGTGCCGCTCAACTCCTCGATAGCAACGATCCGGTGGTCCGCCTCACTGCCAGATCCCAGCTCAGCCAAAACATCTCCAGGGGATTCAACGGCAAGCCGCCTGATCCGCTGCCCCTCTCTAACTACCTCTCTGGCTCGGTAGAAGGCGGACTCCACGACACCCGTTTCTACAAGTGTGGCTCCAATACCTGGTCCCGTGCCAGGAAATCAGCACGAAGACTTGAAGTTAGGATCGATGTATCCGGCGATGAATCGACCAAAGTGATCGCCGACGACGTCTCCTGCCTCTCGCTGAAAGCTGTAAGGGGCCTCCGCTCAGTCATCCGGAAACGCTGGACAATCTCCCTCACAAATGCCTTGCATCAGGGCAGGGTAGCAAGGGGGCTACTACTGGACCCATCTAACGACGTTGCCCGCCTCTCGTCTCATCGGACCTGCCTCTCATTCAACGAGTGGAATCTCATCCACAAGAGCCGCCTCGGCCTGCTTCCGCTCCTCGGGAATCCTGGTTGCTCTGCTCCCAACACCAAGTGCAGGAGATGCAAGGTTGATGCCGAGACTACCTCACACGTAACCAGCCACTGCCGCAGTAATCTTCCGGCCATTGGCCGCCGACACGACCTCGTGCTGGCAGAAATTGTGAAAACCATCACCAGGGCCGGCCATGCAGCGTCTGTTAACAGAGTCTTCCCTGGCTCAACCCTTAGGCCGGACATAGTCATCTCCTCGACCGACCCACCAACAATAATCGATCTCACCATCACCTTCGACGCTCCCGAGTCCCTTAACGCTGGCCATGCcagaaaaattgagaaatacAGCTGCCTGGGGTTAACTCTGCCCTTCGTTATTGGCGCCTTGGGATCCTGGCTCCCCTCAAACAACGCAGTGGCCGTCGCCCTCAACATCCCCCCGGCTCCTTGGCGCCGCCTCCGGAGGAAGTGCCGTCTGATGGCCATCCAGGGATCTGTCTCCATTATCCATCGCCACATCCGCGGACATGGGGATGACCAGGAAGCCTTTACTCCGGCCCCTTAA
- the LOC124350104 gene encoding adhesive plaque matrix protein-like, with the protein MQVLIVLAAALIATVASNAYYPKPAYPAPAYPSYSKSYDYAPMPYSFAWAVKDDYTYNDFGHQETADDKGYVSGSYKVNLPDGRTQTVTYKADDYSGYVADVKYDGEAKYPEYKPSGYKPAAYPSPAYPGSSYPAAYPSYKPAYKPAYPAPAYPKY; encoded by the exons ATGCAG GTTTTGATCGTTCTCGCCGCTGCTTTGATCGCCACTGTGGCCTCAAACGCTTACTACCCCAAACCGGCCTACCCAGCTCCGGCTTATCCATCTTACAGCAAGTCATACGATTAT GCCCCAATGCCGTACAGCTTCGCCTGGGCCGTAAAGGACGACTACACGTACAACGACTTTGGCCACCAGGAGACGGCCGATGACAAGGGCTACGTCTCCGGCTCCTACAAAGTCAATCTCCCTGACGGCCGGACCCAGACGGTCACCTACAAGGCCGATGATTACAGCGGATACGTCGCCGACGTCAAATACGACGGAGAGGCCAAATACCCCGAGTACAAGCCAAGTGGATACAAGCCCGCTGCCTACCCCAGCCCAGCTTATCCAGGCTCCTCTTACCCTGCTGCTTACCCGTCATACAAACCCGCATACAAACCCGCCTACCCAGCTCCGGCTTACCCCAAATATTAA
- the LOC124349393 gene encoding interferon-induced very large GTPase 1-like yields the protein MSGEQTSHPESNAFPFVCVWKPSFYETHYEMKEFNGFSQLCIDGQLAGKTIGILKSSVVAMAVKINPTNQSQVKSSVKSPERLRLFQIPFLMNEGYRALDCVSPTEIESRMTTSVQNLRDVKTKEFLLQKNYMEQAKHEETKNEHRLNEEKVREEDAKIKKCREVRRAESHRVEQHPLLQLFISLLSEEDSDYRVLSVRMLEKELAGRCERTLERELQEIRKLNSSYVDKLASTCEIEDLEVTRENLLSAKAQLRDGVLNVEHLWRELSHLCTDMEPESRSSIVEKIPCLAAQHLLDGFCLELLDGDSNMIHLEWITEVLRELGVLTGKMKRIFVLSVIGMQSSGKSTLLNTMFGIQMRTSVGQCTRGVNMQLVPVEGRAEYDYILLLDTEGTRAPEYHGMPDSDKRDNQMATLSILLADATIVITPGENDAAIKEILPVVLMAYQGSKLAEDNGGRLSSKVFFVYNRIDTSQKNKLSSIIQSLGTSLHEAFSQVKKLAGYSAQHLKSEASPFGGFDLDVSNSSNEEQCDVCILGNVKNTFEPPGDIPDFAFGETLVKLREHIHRRVTSVQQEGTAWKSRSIEEFSNYITEVWKCICSANFTLNFASVVERITFDQLDFEYKKVEQQLLEAYLESFASLKKKMIEEKGENISSGSTAVMDVASNDHRLLKFESQLREEIWPAEQYLDKQVKDMVKKRGREKWSQQFLKQWEMNKRDQARSWALRLKTSFVLLFNYEHHVENYKKKMRKEILHFFKLQSMNSNNFEWTDVDKNKKFEELYKNMLAEVHQQFPSKDMRAEVLNVYQNSSVIKNRMIDMKLSDADASFFSKLMQERVHVYSSANQNKNINFFDKCLNSDMLVVSEDDSSLLLKLQQQPIYFFRKNPNAVEKCLKSVDTIVNQIAASQQCYDGSIISNFIYEVDASINLHKVSTNSEVRKIHIFAQKKITDIMEIIGREWDEENSVLAKLKRNKEDLYEYFMMVSQGAEKTKLFAVTMANALKRVLMSAFEKEMIQKAFNVIRNRQWLFDARLMHKHLDLYLIDLLDEQKINEVLDKIYQPQSFYADVLHRLIAQNVTNVEKEWQDFTICLKQAIKKAALATSNVVSGKTQNFVNQLRNEFLKGGLQNELLASAFLTDFSGEYDDCENEEKDEFQDACMNDMIRVLDYQEPPKNQEKFAKELSPKVVQYMKIRNDPVALPRCDAYCTLCSSLCIEAANHDTSLTPHDAIHQPVGITGLKNVDDLTIDSETCSDCYQKDWSFRLSNTSEWQKYRDYAKVFPGWKNPRTNEESPLREYIFATYNEEIAKKYKKKPCANVPAKYFRDLSTIREQLKRDIGGI from the exons ATGTCTGGCGAACAAACTTCTCATCCTGAATCGAATGCGTTTCCATTCGTCTGCGTATGGAAGCCTTCGTTTTATGAGACGCACTacgaaatgaaagaatttaATGGTTTTAGTCAGTTATGCATAGACGGTCAGTTAGCAGGCAAGACTATTGGCATCTTAAAATCGAGCGTCGTTGCAATGGCTGTAAAAATTAATCCGACAAATCAATCCCAAGTAAAGTCCTCGGTAAAGTCTCCAGAACGTCTGAGGTTATTCCAAATTCCTTTTCTGATGAATGAAGGATACAGAGCGTTGGATTGTGTCTCTCCAACAGAGATTGAGTCACGAATGACAACATCTGTTCAGAACTTGAGAGACGTGAAGACCAAGGAATTTCTCCTCCAGAAAAACTACATGGAGCAAGCTAAGCACGAAGAGACTAAGAATGAGCACCGCCTAAACGAAGAAAAGGTGCGCGAGGAAGAtgcaaaaattaagaaatgtcGGGAAGTGCGTCGAGCCGAAAGCCATCGCGTTGAACAACATCCGTTACTACAACTATTCATCAGTTTACTTTCGGAAGAAGATTCTGATTATCGCGTTCTGTCAGTTCGTATGTTGGAAAAGGAGTTAGCCGGACGTTGCGAACGGACGCTGGAACGTGAACTGCAAGAAATCCGCAAGTTAAATTCTTCGTACGTTGATAAATTAGCGAGTACTTGTGAAATAGAAGACCTAGAGGTGACCAGAGAAAATCTTCTTTCGGCCAAGGCCCAACTGCGTGATGGTGTACTCAATGTAGAGCATTTGTGGAGGGAGCTGAGCCATTTATGTACTGACATGGAACCCGAAAGTCGTTCATCAATTGTTGAGAAAATTCCTTGTCTAGCTGCCCAGCATTTACTGGACGGCTTCTGTCTGGAGCTGCTCGACGGGGATTCCAACATGATACACCTCGAATGGATTACCGAAGTTTTACGAGAACTTGGAGTACTGACCGGAAAAATGAAGCGCATTTTCGTTTTGTCTGTTATTGGTATGCAGAGTAGCGGTAAATCGACGTTGCTGAACACCATGTTTGGCATCCAAATGAGGACCAGCGTTGGACAGTGCACCCGAGGTGTCAACATGCAGCTGGTACCTGTTGAAGGCCGTGCGGAGTACGACTACATTTTGTTGCTGGACACGGAAGGCACAAGAGCTCCGGAATATCACGGTATGCCCGACAGTGACAAGCGAGACAACCAGATGGCCACTCTCAGTATTTTACTTGCGGACGCCACAATCGTCATTACACCGGGTGAGAATGACGCTGCGattaaagaaattcttccGGTTGTTTTGATGGCCTATCAGGGATCCAAATTGGCCGAGGACAATGGTGGTCGACTAAGCTCCAAGGTATTTTTCGTTTACAACAGAATCGACACCAGTCAGAAGAACAAGTTGAGCAGCATCATCCAGTCACTTGGGACTTCACTTCACGAAGCTTTTAGTCAAGTCAAGAAGTTAGCCGGATACTCTGCACAACACCTCAAGTCGGAGGCGAGTCCTTTCGGTGGATTCGATCTCGACGTGTCAAACTCGTCTAATGAAGAACAATGTGACGTCTGTATTCTGGGAAATGTGAAGAACACTTTTGAACCTCCGGGTGACATACCGGATTTTGCCTTTGGTGAAACTCTTGTCAAACTCCGGGAACACATCCATCGACGGGTTACCAGTGTCCAGCAGGAAGGAACAGCTTGGAAGAGTAGGTCGATTGAAGAATTTTCGAATTACATTACGGAAGTGTGGAAGTGCATCTGCTCAGCCAATTTCACTTTGAATTTCGCCTCGGTGGTGGAGCGCATTACTTTTGATCAATTGGATTTCGAGTACAAGAAAGTGGAACAGCAATTGTTAGAAGCCTACCTTGAATCCTTTGCAAGtctcaagaagaagatgattgaAGAAAAGGGTGAGAATATTAGCTCCGGCTCCACGGCCGTGATGGATGTTGCTAGCAATGATCATCGCCTATTAAAATTTGAGTCCCAGTTACGCGAAGAAATCTGGCCGGCTGAGCAATACTTAGATAAGCAGGTGAAAGACATGGTTAAGAAAAGAGGACGAGAGAAGTGGAGTCAGCAGTTTCTAAAGCAATGGGAAATGAACAAGAGAGATCAAGCTCGTAGCTGGGCATTGAGATTGAAAACCAGTTTCGTTTTGCTTTTTAACTACGAACACCACGTCGAAAActacaagaagaaaatgcGCAAGGAAATTCTCCATTTCTTCAAGCTTCAATCGATGAACTCTAATAATTTCGAGTGGACAGACGTTGACAAGAATAAGAAGTTTGAAGAATTGTACAAAAACATGTTGGCTGAAGTTCATCAGCAGTTTCCCTCAAAAGATATGAGAGCAGAAGTCTTAAACGTTTATCAAAACAGCAGCGTCATCAAGAATAGAATGATTGATATGAAATTATCCGATGCTGACGCgtcctttttttcgaaattgatGCAGGAACGCGTTCACGTTTACTCAAGCGCAaatcagaataaaaatattaatttctttGATAAATGTCTCAATTCTGATATGCTGGTGGTATCTGAAGATGACTCGTCCCTGCTTTTAAAACTACAGCAGCaaccaatttatttttttaggaaaAATCCAAATGCCGTTGAAAAATGCCTAAAATCTGTTGACACGATTGTCAACCAAATTGCCGCTAGTCAACAATGTTATGATGGCAGCatcatttctaattttatCTATGAAGTCGATGCAAGTATAAATCTCCATAAGGTTTCTACTAACTCCGAAGTTCGAAAGATTCACATCTTCGCTCAAAAGAAGATTACTGATATAATGGAGATTATCGGAAGAGAGTGGGATGAAGAAAATTCGGTGCTCGCTAAACTCAAACGCAACAAAGAGGACCTGTATGAGTACTTTATGATGGTTTCACAGGGCGCCGAAAAGACCAAACTCTTTGCGGTCACCATGGCAAACGCCTTGAAAAGAGTCCTTATGTCGg CATTCGAGAAAGAAATGATCCAGAAGGCGTTTAATGTCATTCGCAATCGACAATGGTTGTTCGACGCCAGATTGATGCACAAGCACTTGGATCTCTACTTGATCGACTTGCTGGATGAGCAGAAAATTAATGAAGTTCTAGATAAAATATATCAACCGCAAAGCTTTTATGCAGATGTGCTACATCGGCTCATTGCTCAAAATGTTACCAACGTCGAAAAGGAATGGCAAGACTTCACAATTTGTCTAAAACAAGCCATTAAAAAGGCGGCTTTAGCAACGTCAAACGTTGTGAGTGGTAAAACTCAGAATTTCGTCAACCAACTGcggaatgaatttttaaaaggtgGCCTGCAGAATGAACTTCTAGCCTCAGCGTTTTTGACAGATTTCAGTGGCGAATATGATGACTgcgaaaatgaagagaaagaCGAATTTCAAGATGCCTGCATGAACGATATGATTCGAGTCCTCGATTATCAAGAACCCCCCAAAAATCAGGAAAAATTCGCAAAAGAACTGAGCCCCAAAGTCGTTCAATATATGAAAATCCGGAACGATCCCGTTGCCCTACCGCGTTGTGATGCTTACTGTACCCTTTGTAGTAGTTTGTGCATCGAAGCGGCTAATCACGACACCAGTCTCACACCGCACGACGCCATTCACCAACCGGTAGGCATAACTGgattaaaaaatgtagatgatTTGACCATAGATTCGGAAACGTGTAGTGATTGTTACCAAAAAGATTGGAGTTTTCGTCTATCCAACACCAGTGAATGGCAAAAATACAGAGATTACGCCAAAGTCTTTCCCGGATGGAAAAATCCTAGAACCAACGAAGAATCACCACTCCGTGAATACATTTTCGCTACGTACAACGAAGAAATCGCTaagaaatacaagaagaagCCCTGTGCCAATGTCCCTGCCAAATATTTCCGGGATTTGTCTACCATCCGGGAACAGTTGAAAAGGGACATAGGTGGAATTTGA
- the LOC124349562 gene encoding uncharacterized protein LOC124349562, with protein sequence MGSNSRISVSALGRDVTVGDLYNYYTDDILKSGIPVPSECIRIEQKLIPETERYFFFNQPAKFKPSLLGINSHLKQSIDQGSVDLNLLWFADFLRPCQTEDDENEALVTVFFRVVRRTESLDQQFLDSKMYDYQVESGGWATHLVEQVVYGAELICCMRRSVDWRRETKDSAEENIYLVAKAYFDYIIGTKTTIITDPPVELEKVSCRILSSLEDVHMTDSSFRQSCEFLRDIINFKEDNQPAKIWRPIYIVRRQIPKQIETRIVLDRIIDKRLKIERKLHWITKESYRISKHPFLNRIPPLERAMFQFLNLLEPVRNEIKQFDVNHIAKKCVEDLIAKDKISNDMKTISDCALLSDMVSWLIQRRSEIDAIYLLLKGNQMDMFDIAEIESRPPSSSEKRARVFVLKVDYTPDPLMERIQNFIGNLEPVIKLPVFSAITSGKERQGVIGKAFHGFSEEARWCSNENNSYQIGLVSACSPLADATIKTFLYPAIKKSQLCLPAAQSSPIETQKASSSNPESQTDEQPIRPAPVNNFLRQSNSPFTHRKKLSCVPNEISQQSNEKVANFLLKSITMISSDIFYDENDG encoded by the exons ATGGGCTCCAACTCCCGGATATCAGTTTCCGCTTTGGGTCGCGATGTGACGGTCGGAGACCTTTACAACTACTACACAGatgacattttaaaaa GTGGTATTCCAGTGCCTAGCGAGTGCATCCGCATCGAGCAAAAATTAATTCCCGAAACGGAGCGCtactttttcttcaatcaaCCCGCCAAATTCAAACCTTCTTTACTTGGAATTAATTCCCATTTGAAGCAAAGCATTGACCAAGGGTCAGTGGACTTGAATCTCCTCTGGTTCGCCGATTTCCTTAGGCCATGTCAGACGGAAGACGACGAGAATGAGGCGCTAGTCACAGTGTTCTTCCGTGTCGTTCGGCGGACCGAAAGTCTAGATCAACAGTTTCTCGACTCGAAAATGTACGACTATCAGGTGGAGAGCGGTGGCTGGGCGACCCATTTGGTTGAACAAGTCGTCTACGGAGCCGAGCTGATTTGCTGCATGCGCAGATCCGTCGATTGGCGTCGAGAAACCAAGGACAGCGCCGAAGAAAATATCTACCTGGTAGCCAAAGCTTATTTTGATTATATTATCGGAACGAAAACGACAATTATTACCGACCCACCAGTTGAACTGGAAAAAGTGTCTTGTAGAATTCTCAGCAGCCTGGAAGACGTCCACATGACCGACAGTTCGTTCCGCCAATCCTGCGAATTCCTGAGAGACATCATCAATTTCAAAGAGGATAATCAACCCGCCAAAATATGGCGTCCCATCTACATCGTCCGGCGCCAGATACCCAAGCAAATTGAAACTCGAATCGTTTTGGACAGGATAATCGACAAAAGACTAAAAATTGAACGGAAGCTGCACTGGATCACGAAGGAGAGTTACCGGATATCGAAACATCCGTTTCTCAATCGAATCCCTCCGCTGGAAAGAGCCATGTTCCAGTTCCTCAATTTGCTGGAACCCGTTCGCAACGAGATCAAACAATTCGACGTGAATCACATCGCGAAGAAGTGCGTGGAAGACCTGATCGCCAAAGACAAGATTTCCAACGACATGAAAACGATTTCAGACTGCGCTCTGTTATCCGATATGGTCAGCTGGCTGATCCAGCGTCGAAGCGAGATCGACGCCATTTATTTGCTGTTGAAGGGCAACCAGATGGATATGTTTGACATTGCCGAGATCGAGTCTCGGCCTCCGTCGAGCAGCGAGAAACGCGCCAGAGTTTTCGTCTTGAAAGTTGACTACACCCCAGATCCCCTGATGGAGCGCATCCAGAATTTCATTGGTAACCTGGAACCGGTTATCAAACTCCCCGTGTTTTCGGCCATCACGTCGGGCAAGGAAAGACAGGGAGTAATTGGCAAGGCCTTTCATGGATTCTCTGAAGAAGCTCGATGGtgttcaaatgaaaataacaGTTACCAGATAGGACTGGTTTCGGCTTGCTCACCTTTGGCTGACGCAACCATCAAGACTTTTCTGTATCCAGCCATTAAAAAATCTCAACTGTGTCTGCCAGCTGCTCAGTCCAGTCCGATTGAAACGCAgaaagccagcagcagcaacccagAAAGTCAAACTGATGAGCAGCCAATCCGCCCGGCACCCGTCAACAATTTCTTGCGTCAATCCAATTCGCCTTTTACCCACAGGAAGAAACTCAGCTGTGTCCCGAATGAAATAAGTCAACAATCTAACGAAAAAGTAGCTAATTTTCTACTGAAAAGTATCACGATGATTTCCTCTGATATTTTCTATGATGAGAACGACGGATGA